GAAGCACAAAAGCTACATCTCATATTGCACCCTACTTGAGTAGAAATACAGGCAGTATTTCCAAACCTGTATTTTATAGCAACTCCTTCAATAATATTGTTGTCTTCCAGCAAAAAAAGGTATTTCACCGTATCATCTACTTCAGAAACCCTTCTCGCTTCAATTTTCAGTTGTGAAATATAAGCAATTTCTTTTAATTTTGAGCGCAAATTCTTAGAGATATCTGTCATTTCGTCAAAATCTGTAATTTTTTTGTCGTAAATCCACTTGTAAATCTGCTTAGCTCTATATCTACTCTCTCCAATATTTACAAAAAATTCTTCCATTTCTTCCAAGGTCATATCCTTTAAATTGTACAACTTAAAATACCTCCACTATTTTATTCTTTTCAACTTACTTATAAAAAAGCCATCAATTTCATGTTCTAAAGGTGTAGTTTGTACATATCCTAAAGAATCAGTTTCAATGCTTAATCCACTTGGCATCTCAGCTTTTATATCAACCAATTTAAAATCAGGGTGTTCTTTTAAAAATTTCATTATTACATTTTGATTTTCTTCCTTTCCTATAGTGCAGGTACTATACACCAAAAATCCACCTTTTTTTACATATTTTGAACTGGAGTCTAATATTTTATATTGAGCTTCAATTAATTCTGAAATTTCTTTTCTCGTATAATTCTTTAACTTAATATCGGGTTTTTTTCTGATTATACCGATACCTGTACAAGGAACATCTGCTAAGACTTTATCAGCCTTTTCCAAATACTTTTCATTGACAAAAGTAGAGTCAAAGACTTCAGTTTTTACGTTTGTAATTCCTAATCTTTTACAGTTTTCTTTTATCAACTCTAATCTATGAGGATGCAAATCAAAAGCGATAACTTCACCACTATTTTTCATCAATTGTGCTATATGAGTCGTTTTACCACCAGGAGCAGCACACACATCTAATACTGTGTCTCCTTCTTTAGGATTTAAAGTTTTAGAAACCAACATAGAAGCCTCATCCTGAATGTAAATAAGCCCTTCTTTGTACAATTGATGCCTTTCAGGGTTTTTAATATCTATATACAGTGCTTCTTCTAGATAATAACCTTTTTTATAAACAATACCGTCAGAATCTAATAGCCTTTTCAAATCTTCAATATCAATCTTTAGAGTATTAACCCTGTAGCAAATTTCAGGCCTTTCATTTAAACTTTTTAAAAGCGCCTCTGCCTTCTCTTCATCATAATTATTTAGCAATCTTTCCACAATCCAATCAGGATAAGAATATGTTACCTTCAAATATTGCTTTAAATCCCTCTCTTTATCAGGGAAAATTACTTTTTCTTTTTCTCTCTCATAGTTTCTTAAAACTGCATTTATAAAATTTGCTCTCTTTATCCCTAATACTTTTTTAGCTATATTAACTGTCTCATTTATAGCTGCATAAGAAGGAACTTTGTCCATGTACAAAAGCTGGTATAATCCCATTTCAAGAAAAATCATGGTTTTTAAATCCGGAGCCTTCTTTACAAAAAAAGAAAGTATAAAATCTAATGTGTACTTTCTTTCAATAACACCAAATACCAACTCTTTAGTAAAACCTCTATCTATTTCTTTTAATTCTTGACTTCTTAAATGCTTATTAAAGGAAATATTCGCATAAGCTTCTTTTGACAACACTTCTTGAAGTATTTTATACGCTATTTCTCTTGGTTTCATTTATTGTATTTTTCTCCTTTACTCTCTGCTATTTCTTATAATAATCAATCTTAAAAGCTGCATAATAGAAACTAATGCTGCAGCTACATAAGTCAAAGCAGCAGCTTGTAAAACCTTCCGAGCGGGTTCAATATATTCTCTTGTAAAAAGCGCATTTGATTGAAGAAGCGCTATTGCTCTATTGCTTGCATCAAATTCTACAGGCAAAGTAATAACCTGAAAAAGCACTGCTGCACTAAAAAGAAGTATACCTATATTTATCAAATGTAATCCAGGAGCACCCATGAAAAATCCCAAAATTACTAAAGGCCAAGCTAAATTAGCCCCTAAATTAGCTACAGGAACAAGACTGTTTCTTACAGTCAAAGGCACATAGCCTTTTGCGTGTTGTATCGCATGCCCTGCTTCATGGGCAGCTACTCCTATTGCAGCTATAGATTCACTCCCATAAACAGATTCAGAAAGTCTTAAAACTTTTGCTCTTGGATCATAATGGTCAGTCAAATTGCCCGGTATCCTTTCAATTCTAACATCATAAAGCCCCATACTATCCAATATCTTTCTCGCTACTTCCTCTGCGGTATATCCATATCTATTTCTGACGCGAGCATACTTGCTAAAAGTGCTCTGCACCTTAGCTTGTGCATACATAGCAAATATTAAAGCAGGTATTAAAAGTATTATTGTAGTATCCCAAAACATATTATTCACCCTCCATTTAACAATTTTTTTATAGTCTCTTCAATTTTTTGCACATCTACCCGAGTGTTAAAGCAAGGACCATTAGGTCTCTCATTTATTATACCATAAACAGGGATTTGCTTCACGTCTTGCATGCCACTTGTCAAATCTCTTTCACAAGCAATTGCTATTATTACCTTTGGCTTTGTGTCCTTTACTACTTTTCTTGCAAGAGTACCTCCTGTAGCAACTGCCACATTTACACCATATTTTTCTTTAAAGTTTACCAAATCATTGATTTGGCACTTTCCACATCGTCTACAATTATCTATATCATAAGTCACTTTAAATTTACATCCGCTGTATTGTATGCAATGAGGTGCCAATATCAATATGTCTTGTGGAGCATATCTCTTTATATTTTTATTAAACAAAAAATTCTTTATTTCAATGTAAGACTGCTCTACCTTTTCAATCTTTAAATCCAAAACTCTTGCTACAAACACCACTAGGGGATAAAAAAGGTCTAAAAAATTTGCTATGAAAGAGCTTAAAAATTTGTTAGATTTTTTACTGACCACCACATAAAAAGTTGCTCCAATAACAGCTACAATTAAAGCCATCAAAAAGAGAACAAAAATCATTAACGTCATAAGTAGATATTTATAAAGTTCAATTCTACCTCTATTTATTACGTATAAAATTCCCAAAACAATTAAAGTCAAAACCAAAAAGGTAACTGCCAATATCCCCAAAAAAACTCTTTTTTTCCCCTTCAAAAGTAATTCTCCTTTTTAAATTATCTAAAGATTGTCCCTTCAGGTATATTGTGACCTATTAAATATTCCCTAATACCCATTTTTTTAGAACCTTCTTGTTGAATTTCTACTATCTTTAGGGCATCTTTACCGCATTTCACGATTAAGTCCCCTTTTGACTTTAAAACTGTTCCATTTTCTTCATTCCCATTGTATTCAACTATCTCGCCTTTCCAAATTTTTAGCATTTTATCTCCATAAAAAGTATAACAACCAGGCCAAGGCTTCATTCCCCTTATCAAATTTCGTATTTCTTCTGCCGTTTTATTCCAATCTATATGTCCCATTTCTTTAGTAAGTATTGGTGAATAAGAAGCCTCCTCTTCCCGCTGTTTCACAGGAATCAAAGTACCTTGTTCTAACGCCTTTAAGGTTTCTATCAAAACCTCTGCTCCTAATCGAGAAAGCTTATCATGAAGTGTTTCCGCATCATCTTTATCTAAAATAGGAATAGATTTTTTGATAAGCATATCTCCTGTATCCAATCCCTTATCCATAAGCATTGTAGTAATACCCGTTTCTTTTTCACCATTGATTATAGCCCAATTAATCGGAGCAGCTCCTCTGTATTTTGGCAAAAGAGAAGCATGGACATTTATGCAGCCGTATTTGGGCAGTGTCAAAACCTCTTCAGGCAAAATCTTTCCATAAGCTGCAACAACTATGACATCGGGATTTATCTCTTTTAATCTGTTTAAAAACTCTGGATTGTTTTTTATTTTCTCCGGCTGTAAAATTTCTACTCCTTTTTGCAATGCCACTTCTTTGACAGGAGAAAAGCTAAGTTTCATTCCTCTTCCTTTCTGTTTATCTGGCTGCGTAACCACTGCAGCTACATCATACCCTTCTTCAAAAAGTTTTTGCAAAGAGGGGACGGCAAAGTCAGGCGTCCCCATAAAGACAATTTTCAACAATCATACCTCCTTGACATTTTCTTTTTCTTCTTCATCTAAAAATCTTATAGCCTTATCTATAAACAGAACCCCGTTTAAATGGTCTATTTCATGGCATAAAGCTCTTGCCAGTAAATCCTCTCCTTCAATTTCCCTCTCTTTACCTTCTCTATCCAAATATTTTACTTTTACTTTTTTAGGCCTTTTAACTTCTCCTACTACTCCAGGAATACTTAAACAGCCTTCGGCCCCTACCTGTTCTCCTTCTTCATACACAATCTCAGGGTTTATAAGCTCTAAAAGTCCTTCCCCCACATCTATGACAACTAACCTTCTCAAAACTCCTATTTGATTAGCAGCTAATCCAACTCCATCATTGAGATACATAGTTTGTGCCATATCCTCTAATATAGTGAGAATATGAGGATTTATCTCTGTAACAGGTTTTGCTTTTTTCCTTAAGACCTCATCTCCATTTTTTCTAATATACCTTATTGCCAAAATAAATACCTCCTTAAATTTACATGATATTCAAAGGGTCAATGTCTACAGCTATCCTTATATCTTTAGAATATTTCATCTTTTGAATTTCTTCTGCTATCTCTGTCAAGATATTTCTATCTTCACTTTTTAAAATGACCTGCCATCTATATCGGTTGTTTATTTTACTTATAGGAGCTGGAGCAGGTCCTAGTATTTTATTATAACTCTTATTTTGAAGTTTGTTAATAAGCTTTTGACAAGTTAAATAAGTGTTTGCAGCAGTGTTTTTAACTTCTTCTTCCTCTTCTCCTGATATCACTATATTCATTAGATGTGAAAAGGGAGGATATCTAAAAATTTCTCTGTATTTTATCTCTTCGTTGTAAAACTTCACATAATTTTGCTGTTTTGCGGTAACTATACTGTAGTGGTCATCTTCATAGGTCTGTATTACTACTCTTCCAGGCTTTTCACCTCTTCCTGCCCTTCCAGCTACCTGAGTAAGCAGCTGAAAAGTCCTCTCACTGGACCTAAAATCAGGAAGATTTAAAGTTATATCCGCAAGTATTACTCCCACCAACGTAACATTTGGAATGTCAAAGCCTTTAGATATCATTTGCGTACCGATTAGAATGTCTGCCTTACCATTTCTAAAGTCATAAAAAATTTTCTCATGAGACCCTTTTTTTCTTGTGGTATCTACATCCATCCTCAAAACTCTTGCATTAGGAAAAAACTTTTTTATGTCGTTTTCTACCCTTTCGGTCCCTATGCCTAAATACCTAATCCTTTTACTTCCACATTTAGGGCATGTTTCTTTCATAGTCTCCTCATAACCACAATAATGGCAAACCAATTTTTTATCTTCAAAATGATAAGTTAAAGAAATATCACAATTAGGACATTTAGGCACATAACCGCAATCTCTGCAGGAAACAAATGAAGAGTATCCTCTTCTGTTTAAAAAAAGAATAGTTTGCTCTTTCCTTTTAAGATTTTCTTTTATATAGGAAAATAATTTACGACTGAATATTGAAGTATTTCCGCTTGCCAATTCCTCACTCATATTGACAACTTCTATCTGCGGCATAGAAACATTAATCCTTTTTGTAAGTCTTATAAGTTTATATTCTCCTTTATTCGCTTTATAATATGTCTCTAAAGAAGGAGTAGCACTGGCCATAACCAGAACTGCTTTTTCTATTTCACACCGCTTTTCTGCCACTTCTTTAGCATTATATTTAGGTCTTAAGTCTGATTGTTTGTAGGTAGTCTCATGTTCCTCGTCAATTATAATAAGGCCAATATTATTAAAAGGGGCAAAAACTGCATTTCTCACACCAACTACTACGTCCACTAAACCATTTTTTACTTTTCGCCATTCATCAAAGCGTTCTCCCGGTGAAAGGCCACTGTGAATTACAGCCACTCTATTGCCAAATCGACTCACAAACCTTTCAATAGTCTGAGGCGTCAATGAGATTTCTGGTACTAAAACTATAGCGCTTTTGCCTATTTTTATAGCTTCATCTATTAATTGAAGATAAACTTCAGTTTTGCCACTTCCTGTTACACCAAAAAGCAAATATTTATCAAAAGTGCCTGTCAAGATAGAACTTTTAACCTCTTCTACAGCTCTTTGTTGTTCTTCTGTCAATAATAGAGGCTTGGTTCTTTCAATATCTTTTACACTAAATCTCAATACTTCTTCCTCATAAATTTCTATATACCCTTTCTTTTGTAAACTTCTTATAACTCCATAGTCTATATTGAGCACCTTGACAAGCTCAGAAAGCCTAATAGGACTTCTATTTTTTAAATATTGTAATATTTCGTATTGCTTAGGGGCTCTTTTAGAAAGTTGAAAAGGTATCTCATCAATATTTATTTTCACAACCTTTACTTTCTTTTCCCCTTGCTTTATCCCTACAGGCATTATAGTCTGGAGAGCTTCAGAAAAATAACATTTATAATATTCCTTCATCCACTTAGCCAGTTCAATCATTTTTTCATCAAATATGCTATAGCTGTCTAAAATCCTATGGATATCCTTTATTTTATCCACTGAATAAGACGCCTTGTCAGTAATACTTATTACATAACCCTCTATAAATCTATTATTAAAAGGAACAGATACCCTCATCCCAATTTTTACATTCATTCCTTCAGGAATACGATAAGTATATACCCTGTCAGTATTAGAAGATTTAATATCTACAACGACCTCGGCAAACATGGCAACCTCCGCCTATTAAATATTTACCAAATAAAAAAAGCCGAAAGGCCTTACAACAATTTAGCTATTTCATCTAATATCACATGAGAAGCTTCTATCTTTGTCATCAAAGGATACTCCTTTACGTTTAAATCTCTGTCTATGACTTTTATTATATTAGTGTCTACTTCAAAACCTGCTCCTTCTTGAGATACATCATTTGCAACTATTAAATCCATATTTTTCTCCTTTAACTTTCTTTTTGCATATTCTACTAAATTAGTAGTTTCAGCAGCAAAGCCTATCAAAATCTTGTTTCCTTTTTTCTGTCCTACTTCATACATTATGTCTGGATTTTTAACCAACTCAATAGTTAATTTCTCATCATCTTTTTTTATCTTTTCTTTTTTCATCTCTTTAGGTCTGTAGTCAGAAACAGCTGCAGCCCCTATGACAATGTCTACTTCATTAAGGTGCATCATGACAGCATTGTACATATCTACCGCTGTTTCTACAGGAATAAAAGTCACGTCTTTAGGTACCTCTATATAAGTAGGACCAGAAACTAAAATCACTTGTGCCCCTCTTTCTACTAAAGCTTTTGCAATCTCATAGCCCATTTTACCCGAAGAGCGATTTGTAATGTATCTTACAGGG
The sequence above is a segment of the Thermoanaerobacter ethanolicus JW 200 genome. Coding sequences within it:
- the def gene encoding peptide deformylase — encoded protein: MAIRYIRKNGDEVLRKKAKPVTEINPHILTILEDMAQTMYLNDGVGLAANQIGVLRRLVVIDVGEGLLELINPEIVYEEGEQVGAEGCLSIPGVVGEVKRPKKVKVKYLDREGKEREIEGEDLLARALCHEIDHLNGVLFIDKAIRFLDEEEKENVKEV
- a CDS encoding zinc metallopeptidase, with amino-acid sequence MFWDTTIILLIPALIFAMYAQAKVQSTFSKYARVRNRYGYTAEEVARKILDSMGLYDVRIERIPGNLTDHYDPRAKVLRLSESVYGSESIAAIGVAAHEAGHAIQHAKGYVPLTVRNSLVPVANLGANLAWPLVILGFFMGAPGLHLINIGILLFSAAVLFQVITLPVEFDASNRAIALLQSNALFTREYIEPARKVLQAAALTYVAAALVSIMQLLRLIIIRNSRE
- the rsmB gene encoding 16S rRNA (cytosine(967)-C(5))-methyltransferase RsmB, with amino-acid sequence MKPREIAYKILQEVLSKEAYANISFNKHLRSQELKEIDRGFTKELVFGVIERKYTLDFILSFFVKKAPDLKTMIFLEMGLYQLLYMDKVPSYAAINETVNIAKKVLGIKRANFINAVLRNYEREKEKVIFPDKERDLKQYLKVTYSYPDWIVERLLNNYDEEKAEALLKSLNERPEICYRVNTLKIDIEDLKRLLDSDGIVYKKGYYLEEALYIDIKNPERHQLYKEGLIYIQDEASMLVSKTLNPKEGDTVLDVCAAPGGKTTHIAQLMKNSGEVIAFDLHPHRLELIKENCKRLGITNVKTEVFDSTFVNEKYLEKADKVLADVPCTGIGIIRKKPDIKLKNYTRKEISELIEAQYKILDSSSKYVKKGGFLVYSTCTIGKEENQNVIMKFLKEHPDFKLVDIKAEMPSGLSIETDSLGYVQTTPLEHEIDGFFISKLKRIK
- the fmt gene encoding methionyl-tRNA formyltransferase translates to MKIVFMGTPDFAVPSLQKLFEEGYDVAAVVTQPDKQKGRGMKLSFSPVKEVALQKGVEILQPEKIKNNPEFLNRLKEINPDVIVVAAYGKILPEEVLTLPKYGCINVHASLLPKYRGAAPINWAIINGEKETGITTMLMDKGLDTGDMLIKKSIPILDKDDAETLHDKLSRLGAEVLIETLKALEQGTLIPVKQREEEASYSPILTKEMGHIDWNKTAEEIRNLIRGMKPWPGCYTFYGDKMLKIWKGEIVEYNGNEENGTVLKSKGDLIVKCGKDALKIVEIQQEGSKKMGIREYLIGHNIPEGTIFR
- a CDS encoding DUF116 domain-containing protein; translation: MKGKKRVFLGILAVTFLVLTLIVLGILYVINRGRIELYKYLLMTLMIFVLFLMALIVAVIGATFYVVVSKKSNKFLSSFIANFLDLFYPLVVFVARVLDLKIEKVEQSYIEIKNFLFNKNIKRYAPQDILILAPHCIQYSGCKFKVTYDIDNCRRCGKCQINDLVNFKEKYGVNVAVATGGTLARKVVKDTKPKVIIAIACERDLTSGMQDVKQIPVYGIINERPNGPCFNTRVDVQKIEETIKKLLNGG
- the priA gene encoding primosomal protein N' encodes the protein MFAEVVVDIKSSNTDRVYTYRIPEGMNVKIGMRVSVPFNNRFIEGYVISITDKASYSVDKIKDIHRILDSYSIFDEKMIELAKWMKEYYKCYFSEALQTIMPVGIKQGEKKVKVVKINIDEIPFQLSKRAPKQYEILQYLKNRSPIRLSELVKVLNIDYGVIRSLQKKGYIEIYEEEVLRFSVKDIERTKPLLLTEEQQRAVEEVKSSILTGTFDKYLLFGVTGSGKTEVYLQLIDEAIKIGKSAIVLVPEISLTPQTIERFVSRFGNRVAVIHSGLSPGERFDEWRKVKNGLVDVVVGVRNAVFAPFNNIGLIIIDEEHETTYKQSDLRPKYNAKEVAEKRCEIEKAVLVMASATPSLETYYKANKGEYKLIRLTKRINVSMPQIEVVNMSEELASGNTSIFSRKLFSYIKENLKRKEQTILFLNRRGYSSFVSCRDCGYVPKCPNCDISLTYHFEDKKLVCHYCGYEETMKETCPKCGSKRIRYLGIGTERVENDIKKFFPNARVLRMDVDTTRKKGSHEKIFYDFRNGKADILIGTQMISKGFDIPNVTLVGVILADITLNLPDFRSSERTFQLLTQVAGRAGRGEKPGRVVIQTYEDDHYSIVTAKQQNYVKFYNEEIKYREIFRYPPFSHLMNIVISGEEEEEVKNTAANTYLTCQKLINKLQNKSYNKILGPAPAPISKINNRYRWQVILKSEDRNILTEIAEEIQKMKYSKDIRIAVDIDPLNIM